A window of Pan paniscus chromosome X, NHGRI_mPanPan1-v2.0_pri, whole genome shotgun sequence genomic DNA:
aattatattttatagtcaagatgattaaacttttattataaaatttcaaagacacaaatttaATTTGCCGCATCCTGTTTTTAATTAGGGCTTATTGTTTGGGATATTAAGCCTCCTCTctcaaagaataaagattttcaccttttttttttttttttttgaaatctttgagttactgctttggttaaatgaatgacttattttacaatgacccaTGACCCTATTTCGTGATATcaagcattttaaactttttatctttgACGAACTTTCCAAAGTCAAATTCTAACTTGAttcctcattaattttttgatatgaGTCCTCTGAAgtccaaaagagacatatttgtcttatttggtataaaaatcatacaagaagcatcgtcaaatataaaatggtgtttgactttctttgggctgtatttatagaaatgttattgatatgtgctccaaaattatgggaaactcttATAATTCTGAAATAACTTCTGTATGTtgtgaattataaattttatgttaaattgttgtatgctacagaagtaaccaaaatttccttgtcaatggtGGTTTTAATAATGGccgtcctggctgggtgtggtggctcacgcctgtaatcccagcactttggaggccaaggcgggtggatcacgaggtcaggagatcaagaccagcttggccaagatggtgagacccccatctctcctaaaaatacaaaaattagccgggcgtggtggcacaggcctgtaatcccagctactcaggaggctgagccagagaatcactgaaacccaggaggcagaggttgcagtgagctgagatcatgccattgcactccagcctgggcaacaagagtgaaactccatttcaaaaaaagaaaaaaatatacacccCTGATTTGAAACAAGACTAGGATACACGGTAAAGAATGTTTATTCACTAAAGTTTTGACAGACTGAAGGCCATTATTTCAGATTGGAAATAGGAAACTTAAAAGAACTACATGGACATTGGGTCAAAGAACATGGGTTGAAATGTGCCTGGCAGTAGCCCAAAAGTAAATGCTCTTCGAGGTGCATGTGAAGGAACTGTAGGAGGGAAATGGGATAATTCACATCTCcgccaataaataaatgtagccaCACTAGCTTGGGGGATTTGAGGTGAGACATCGAAAATACTAAGTCATGGTGAGGGCtggaagacaaaagaatgaatcACTTCATAGGAATGGCTGTGGGGAAGGGCTTGAAGGAGTCATCCTCTGACTTCCATGTGAACCATGAACATTAAACATGGAGAAATGAGGAGCGGCAGCAGATCGGTTTGGGATGCATCTTCAGGGGATGCTGAAACAACAACAGCATTTGGTTTGCTCTACACCCCTGTCACCCCTCGCCCGCAAGCCCAGGGAGTGGTCAGCAGTGGGGCTTTGTGACGTCGAAGCCACCCTAGGGGTGCCATTGGATGGGACACTGCCTGTATGATCAAACAAAGCTCAAGGGTGTGGCTTTGCCTTGTCACCAGGAGGGTATATATAGGGAAGGCAAGAGCTCTGGGCCACTGCGAAGATTCAAAAGCTACAAAGCTTTCCGCAGACATTGACAAACCAATATATACAATGGGCCAACAATCCAGTGCTGGCGGGGTGAAGAGAAGCACCCCGTGTGAATCCAACGAGGTGAATGAGACGGTAAGATTGTTAGGTTTTGAAGCGAAGGCGAGGGtgaaagaaagacacacagagcAGGGGCGGCTCAAACAACAACACAGGAATATTGCAGACAATTGTGGAAGTGGTGGGCCCGCTTAATGCCAGAGCCCACCGCCGCTTACAGGCTGGGGTGCTTGTAGGTatgggtgggaggggcctgggcagTATGGCTTGCTGCCCGGCAGGATATTGATAAGATGTTCTTAGCATCAGGTGGTTTGGCCCTTTTTCTGCTGGAATATCATTGTGGTGTTCCTTAAAACGTTGCCAAGCAAGATATGATAGGGATGTTTCTTTAGTTGGGCCTTCGTCCGCCTTGCGGACAGGTGGTTAGGCAGGATGTTTCTCACGGCCTGAACCCCCATGGGATGTTTCACTTTGACCAAGGTCTGCAAAATAGCAAAGAACTTACAGAATGGTGCAGTTTGGACTAACAGATGACCCTACCCacgctcctcttcttcttccccataGATCCCTACTCTGTGATTCAACCTTGTTCTTCTCTGGATCAAACCCCTTCCTCAACCTGCATTCCTTCTTGTCATGAAGCCCCCCGTGCTATCCAGTCTCTATCCTGTTCACCCAAAATAATGtcctcctggcctctccctgtttTCTTAACAGATGCCAGAGACGTCAAGGGGGGACTCACAGCCAGAACCCGCTCCTAAGAAATCAAAAGCATCGGACTCCTCGACCGTATTAGTGCTTTCCTACAGGAGAGAGGTTAGAAGACGTTACTCCGTCTCCGATGAATTGGTGAATGACCACTCCCGAGTGAACCGAATCAACCGCCTCCAAATAGACGAGGAAGAATTCACGCAGATTTCTGTGCAAACAGCTGCAAACCAGAAGGAAGATGCTGCCGTTAACCTTgggcaatgaaaataaagtttgagaagctgATGGCTGTGCATATCTCTGCCTGTTTTCTGATGGTGGTGCggggggggaagggaagggaagaggtagGCATTTGAGAAGGGAGGGATATGAGGTCCTGTAGGGTTGCTGGACAGACCCACAGGTGGACAGTAAGCCAGACATTGTAAATAAGGCCTGGGGGAGGACTGATTCCTaaagaaaatttccttcttaaaattttatctcaCAGGAAGTGGAGATGTGTATATGTTCACGCAACTGTACCCGGCAGCACATAGTTCTGCTGAATGCACATATCGAAGGTATTCCCATCCCCTTTCCATCTGATATTTTCCTAGGTTAGAAATATATGCTTTATAAAGAGTAAACGTTCTGTAAAACACAAAGCACAATACAAAAGAAGATAGTAGATGTAGGAGTAAGTAAACGGCAGGAAAGCATTGCTTGTAATGAAATGATTGAAAAGccaattctaaaacaaaatgttcaatgcatcttaaatatttgttactgttttaatgACCTCAGCAGTCTTTAATCAAGATAAGTATGCTTTAGAAATGTGTTGATATCCGCAAAGTGTGAATATTCAAAATCGCCATGACttgggaaaaggaaagtaaaacactcttaAGTATGAGGAGCTTTTTTCCATGGAATGTGAACTGCAAGGTGGTGAGAAGGGTTAGGTGTGATGTGGTGAGATCATTTTTAGGAGAGTGTGTCTATTATCGGCTTCCTAACACTTCCATTTTGCATGATAATTTCCTGAAATTCGTCATTTAATTAAGGCTATAGATTTTGATTACAATGTGTCTTAAAATGTCAAACAGTATAATAtttatagtgaaaaagaaaactgcttggCGGATACACATCGGTTAGCGGGAAAAGACaccacagggattcaccatgGAGTCACCCGTGGATGGggttttagtttctgtctttgaATTGACCTTCACATAGTGTCTACGTCTTGAGAGTTCAGGGGATGTTGGAGAGATCATTAGGTAAAACAAGAAGGTCTTCTCAGGACACATGAGggagttaaataaaaatgcaggagcaattacaattttagttatttgtaacTGTGGTTTGCTAAGTCATAACACTGTCATggataacatgaaaaaataaaatatactaaatatcaaTAGACAAAAACCAGTTTGCTTTTCTCCAACCAAATACCTAAATACCTAGCACTGATTTCCAGAACAAAATCCCCCACGTACCATCTTTGgaataaaagaatattctttcaaGTTGTCGGACcacaaggtaaaaacaaaaaatcccaatgctttttttcttactctttgatATGTACAATTGAAGGTATTCCTCATTGCAAACTAATATTTCCATCCAGCACGTGACATTaaagaatttttcatatttaggaTAGTAATACGGGATCACATTCTTTAGCCTTAGGCAttgcagaggaaaaacaaacaaacagaaacaaaccaaaactaagCTGAGAGAGGCGGAGCAAGAAAAGCAGAATAGAAGGCTGCACAGATCAGCCCCCTCGCAAGGACACAAATTTAGCAACTATCCACACAGTAGAAAACACCTCCATAAGAACCCAAAATCAGGGGAACTCTCATAGTACCTGGttgtatcactgaaagaggcactgaagagttaGAAGAAACAGTCTTAAATCGCTGACCCCACCCCTTCCCTATCCTAGGCAGTGGCAGTGTGGTGTAAAGAGcatctctggaagctggaagagcaAGAGCAGAGCAGTTGTGGGtcactgaactcagtgctgtctcttacaggagaaaggaaaaccagaccaaacgtAGCTGACTCCCATCTGGGAAGGGAGCATTGCAACCACCTCTAGCCAGAGGGAAATTACCCATCCCAGGAATCAGAACTTGAGTTTCTGCAAACCTTGCCACCAAGGGCTAAAAAACTGTTCCAGGTTTCTCAGACAACcttaaaggcagtctaggccacaagacCTGTAACTCGTAGGTGAGTTCTAGCGTAGAATTGGGCCCAGAGGCAGTGGATTGTGGCGGGTATGTGGAGGGGTGCACATGACCTACTGAgataccagctggggcagccaagtgAGTGCTGGTGTCACCCCTGCCCTAGCCCCAGACTGCCCAGCTAGCGGCTCCATGAAAGACCccctccttccacttgaggagatgGAATAGTGAGGAGcgttttttttcttgcatcttgAATACCAGCTCAACTACAGCGGGACAGGGCACCGGTCGGGGTTGTGAAGCCCCTGTTCCAGGCACTAGCTCCTggataacatttctagacacaccctaggCCAGAAagaaacctgctgccttgaaagaaatgaaaagagaacaccTATACACTGTTTATGGGAATGTAACTTAgttcagccattatagaaaacagtttggtgatttctgcaAGAACTTAGAATTACCATTCATCTCAGCCAtcacattactggatatatacccaaaggatataTATCATTCTACCGTTAAGAcatatgcatgcgtatgttcttgacagcactattcacaatagcaaagatattgaatcaacctaaaggcccatcagcagcagactggataaagacattgtggtacataaacagcatggaatactatgcagccataaaaaaacgagatcatgtcttttgcagcaacatggatggagctggaggccattactctAAGCGAACTCACGTGGGAACAGAAAATGGAATACCacctttttccatttctaagcaaGAGCTAAACATCGGTacgcatggacacaaagaagggagcaaCAGACACCCGTGTCTACTTGGGGGtaaaggatggggaggagggtgaggattgaaaagctACCTGTCAGctattatgctgattacctgggtgatgaaataatctgtacaccaaacccgtgTGACACACAATTTCCCTATATAACGagcctgcacgtgtacccctgaacctaaaataaaagttaacaaaaatttaaaaataaaataataaaaaattaagaagtctcacagaggtagagagtagaatggtggtgacTAGGGGCTCGGTGGTGGTGGCTGGAGAGACATTGCTCAAAGGATACCAAATTTCCGTTAGACTGAAGGAATAAGCTCCAGAGATATATTGTACAACACGGTGACTACGGGTGATCATAATATGTTGTATTATTGAtaaatgctaagagagtagatgttaagtgttctcaaTACAAAATGATAACTTTGTGGgatgatgcatatgttaattagctatatttattcattctacaatgtatatacttcaaacattagatacatgatagatacattccattttatctgttcagtttaaaataataaaaataaagaagaaagacatgtCCAAGTGTTCTGCCTGGGAAGATGGGCCTGAGAGAGTCTTACATAGTTAATCATGTACTATGTTTTTCTGTGCAGGACAGCAGAGGGAGTGGGGCTACCTGAGAGCAGCACATAGTCAGTAAATGGCCTATAACAGCTCTACTTCCTTTCTTGAAGAATCAGAATGGTGAAAGAAACCAGTGTAATGTTTCTCATACCCCTAAGAAGGACACTAAAGTGTTTTAAAGAGAGTTGGATCTGAAGGTGCCCTGTGGTTGGGCTTGAGGGATGACATGAAAATGTTCTGCATGAATCAGCCATTTAGGGCCAGATGGGATGATACGCATCTCAGGAGATGTTCGATGGATACGACATTGGGAAATTCTGAGATTCTGAATTGACTAGGTGTGAGACTCATGCATATTAAGTGCAATTACATAAAATGGCATTGCATTTCTCATTCGGCCAAGCATTGTAACCAGGTATATTCATGTGCCAGCTATTTCAATAGAAAGTGCTAGCTCTCACAACCGTTTGCATTCCAATACAATTTTCTGAATGTAAGAGAAAGAGATATAGTTATAACCAAGGTGTTAATCAATGAGAATAGTTTGCATCTCATCTTCTCTATTCTGCAGAAAGGCCCTTGAAGAGCATATTGCATCATTTTCCTCATGGCCAAGAAAATCAAGAATCActgatctggccaggtgcagcggctcatgcctgtaatcccagcactttgggaggccgaggcgggcggatcacctgaggtcaggagtttgagacgagcctggccaacatggtgaaaccctgtctctgctaaaatacaaaaaaaaaattagctggtcgtggtggcgggcgcctgtaatcccagctactggggaggctgaggcaggagaattgcttgaa
This region includes:
- the LOC129395371 gene encoding sperm protein associated with the nucleus on the X chromosome C-like, which gives rise to MGQQSSAGGVKRSTPCESNEVNETMPETSRGDSQPEPAPKKSKASDSSTVLVLSYRREVRRRYSVSDELVNDHSRVNRINRLQIDEEEFTQISVQTAANQKEDAAVNLGQ